The following DNA comes from Brachionichthys hirsutus isolate HB-005 unplaced genomic scaffold, CSIRO-AGI_Bhir_v1 contig_832, whole genome shotgun sequence.
AGCGCGAGGAGCCGTACTGAGGGGAGGCCTGACGCAGGTCTGGGAAGATGCCGGCAAAGGAGGCCGACTGGAGGCGTTTAAGTGAGTGCGAGCCAACGTCAGTGTCTTTACTGGTTCGCACGTGTCCCACATGGGCGGAAAAGTAAATACCAAACGATTCCTGCTGATTGCATCAAAATTACAATCCATGTTGCtcaatggggttttttttttttggatcacCCACACTTCACGCAGCTTTGACCCAGATCCTCTGAAGCGGCACACTTTCTGGAGCATCATCATCGGTGGCAGCGTGACATGGCTGTCCATCTACGCCATCAACCAGTCCCAGGTGCAACGCTACATCTCCTGCAAAACCTTAGGACAAGCGAAGCTGTGAGCCTTCCTGCAGTGCCATGCGGATACGCTGTTGGCTGTGAGTGAAGCCTCATGCACTGATCAGTCGTCTTTCATCTCCCGCAGGTCTTTGTATATCAACTTGGTGGGGATGTTGGTAACTTTGAGTCTGGCCATGCTGTCTGGTCTCACCATGTACTCGATTTACAGGAAGTGCGACCCTTTCACAAACGGTGACGTGTCTACCCGTGACCAGGTAAATGCAGCTGTTTCTGCACACATTgcgatttgttttgttttgtaagaggattaacaataaaaaaaaaatgctcccTATATGTGAACCAGTTGCTGCCCTACCTTGTGATGGATATTCTGGCAGATTACCCGGGAATCCCTGGCTTGTTTGTGGCGGCCGCGTACAGTGGGACCCTTAGGTGACGCCTGCCGCCATCAAGGAACATTCAAAGATGAAATCTAAAGTTTAGGAAGGAATGAGCTGTTCTTACCAGAGAAAAGTCAATATCATTTGTTCCAAAAGGTTATCAATGCACGATTCATTTTCAGAAGCTACACCATCCATGCACTGCCCAGAGCCAATCACATCTGCAATCTTAACTGCTATGCTTATATGGTTTTTCAGCACAGTGTCGTCCAGCATCAATGCCCTCGTTGCTGTCACTACGGAAGACCTTGTTTTGCCACTGTGCAAAAACCTCTCACAGAAACACGTGTCCTGGATGAATATGGGCCTGAGTAAGTCctaagcagcaaaaaaaactcATTTGTTTACAGGAAATAGTGTTGATCAATCACGATGAGCAACCTGCAGGTTACCAGTAGGTACCACATTATCTTATCTTGTTATTCTGAGcaggtagtaaaaaaaaaaactgtttgccATTCCAGTTGCAACATGTttgcaggagaaacaggaagccTGAAAGCTGAGAATAAAGAAAGTCTTGTTTATTCAAAGACAGAATTGAACCAGAAGTTTTTGTATCGCAAAtattgcaggaaaaaaaaagaaaaatacacaaactttGGCTGATGTTATGAAAGTAACGTCTGTCATCAAATGTATTTACTGTGAAAATACTGGACATATTAATTTGGGCTCTGTCGAACTGTCCCCAGTGAAATAATCAGCATGAATCATGCTGTCTGCTCAGATCCTTTcaaggttgttgttttcagcAGGAACCATGAAAAGTTTACATCTGTGCTTTCTTTTAAAGTCTCCCAAGCTGCTATTCATTGACGCAAATACAACCATGACCGTAAAACAAAGATTTTATTGGAAGGTTTTACGTTGTTCATGTTGTCCATGACCCATAAAGTCCCTCAATTCAAGTAGTCACATGTCGAATGAAACACAGCTCtattcaaaacacattttaatgtgctattttatattaaatgttaTCAATATTAGCATTGAACATATAATTTATTGGGAGAGTAAGTGTCTCAAAAACACGTTTCTGTGGTATTAAAGtataataaataatactttTTAATCGGATATCACTTTGTATGACCACACGTGTGATAGATTTTGCACCAAAAGTTTAACATCTTTACTTTCATTTCCCTCATCATCCCACCTTAACAGGTGTTTTCTTTGGAGCCTTGTGCATTGGAATGGCTGGAGTTGCATCACTGATGGGAAGCGTTTTGCAGGTAGACCACACCGCCATGCGCTTTGAGCTCCACAGCTCCAACAAGTGGCAAGTATTAACACTGCACAACTGATGTCTGTTCCCAGGCGGCTCTGAGCATATTTGGCATGATCGGCGGGCCTCTCCTTGGTCTGTACCTGCTGGGCATGCTGTTCCGCACATCTAACTCAGTAGTGAGTATTTCCTCTTTTCACCAGAATAgctgcacaaaaaacaaacaaacaacccttTTTACGGTACCCACGGTTCGAACCACAGGAAGAGTTTTTGTCTGACTGTATGTGGGGTGAAAATGTGGAATAGTTTGAATGTTGATCACAAGCAatggcaaaaatattcaaaagtttaagttaatttacaaacgcatggTCTTGTCTCAGTACAGaaagggcggggcttaatgttaATACTGGCCTATTATATAAATGCCTTCttcttaccattgttggtatataattattgaaatatattgtatataaaatattgcttattaattatttagtaatatgtgctatatataaatgttcctaaattgtttcgtttttttttttacattattagaaGTCCAATAGATTTGACATCTTAGTTGTATAATGGGgttgggatttaataagttatcttcttcccactccttttcaagcactatataatgaattatttgctatttcttttggacatatttactgtttttttggtgccgatatatggtttcttgtacatgaaaatgtatttattttattttttattctgcttgaaaactaaactaaacctCTGATAACCCCTGAACAGGAATGGCTTGACTGAAATCTTATTTACTTTTCAGGGAGGACTTGCGGGGATGATTGTTGGCCTTGTGTTGACTCTGTGGGTGGGGATTGGAAGTCAGATATACACACCCACAGCTGAAAAGACAAATCCTCTCCCACTCAGCACTGTCGACTGCAACAGCACGGCGGGTCAAAGTGCCACTACAGCTTCTCCGTGGACCAGCCCAGTGACGCTGACCTCACAGCCTGAGTGAGTCGCGTGTCTGAAGGCTCATCAAGAGCCTGATATGTTCGCAGCAACATTAGTCATTAGCTTTGCAGCAAATAACTGAATTGCTAAAGTGATTCAAGGCGTTTGCTAattcatcacaaaaaaaagcaaagaccaCTCAATGAAATCAAATGTATGATTTATTAAGCAGCCCTTTGATCTAGCTGCAGATCAGTCATCATGAATGTGATTCTTTTCTCTAATGTTCATATGATGGCGTGGAAATCTTCAAAATTTGACTCAATGTCCAATAACAATatacactaaaaaaaaaaaagtgttccttTCTGCCTCCTCGCCTCGTGGCAGGGATCATAGGAAAATAATTGATGAAAACTAACATGTTTTCCATCGTCCCAGTGTCAGACCACTTCTAGCAGACTCCTGGTACTCTTTGTCCTACCTCTACTTCGCTCTGCTGGGCACGCTGGCCACAGTCGTGTCTGGCCTGCTGGTGAGCGCAATGACAGGTGAGCATTTATTTTCTCGCCAGCATATCCCACTTAAGAGGCACACTGACGTTTATGTGGTCTAAACATTTAGCATCACATTTCAAATGCAACATAAAACACCAGGCACTTGTTTCCAGGCGGATGCAAGCAGGAAAACTTAAACCCCGATCTGTTGCTGAAGCGCAGTGACCTGATTTGCTTCAGCTGGTGCGGCCAATCAGAGGTGGGCGACTCAAAGAGAGGCGGTGTTATGAACcaaactacttcctgtttattctTGCCATTAATAGTTT
Coding sequences within:
- the LOC137914935 gene encoding sodium-coupled monocarboxylate transporter 1-like is translated as MVGTGGSVAPFSEWDYVVFVGTILGAAAVGLFQAIRTRKEASSAEFLLGGRQMTALPVGMSLTASFMSGITVIGTPAEAYWFGTAFWLFGFAYAFTSTATAEIFVPLFYRMEITSVYEYLELRFSRPIRIMGTSVYVVQTILYTGMVIYAPALALNQITELDLWGVLVATGVVCIIYCSLGGLKAVIWTDVMQMVIMLAGFVAVIARGAVLRGGLTQVWEDAGKGGRLEAFNFDPDPLKRHTFWSIIIGGSVTWLSIYAINQSQVQRYISCKTLGQAKLSLYINLVGMLVTLSLAMLSGLTMYSIYRKCDPFTNGDVSTRDQLLPYLVMDILADYPGIPGLFVAAAYSGTLSTVSSSINALVAVTTEDLVLPLCKNLSQKHVSWMNMGLSVFFGALCIGMAGVASLMGSVLQAALSIFGMIGGPLLGLYLLGMLFRTSNSVGGLAGMIVGLVLTLWVGIGSQIYTPTAEKTNPLPLSTVDCNSTAGQSATTASPWTSPVTLTSQPDVRPLLADSWYSLSYLYFALLGTLATVVSGLLVSAMTGGCKQENLNPDLLLKRSDLICFSWCGQSEESNVTEEAGRDLHMEADNPAFIDYDMTSKHSEQATKL